The Vibrio alginolyticus NBRC 15630 = ATCC 17749 genomic sequence AGGCGAGCCGCTAAACGCTCAACATCACGCCACTCAATACCACCTTTAAACAGCAGGTTCATCCGCACCCCACAAAATCCGGCTTCTTGTAGCTCATCCAGCGTTTGCTCGGACACATCCGCATCCACGACCGCGACGCCTTTGTAGTCGTAACCTTGCTGGCGTAAATACCGTAATGTATCAAGATGCAACTGGTTGTCATTGCCATACACACTCGGCTGAACCAGCACGCCATGACGGATGCCTAATTGCTGGTGCAAATGCAGGTACGCGCCGACGCTGGCATCGGGTGGCGTGTAGGTTCGCGTTTCACAGTACGGATAACGTGAAGAAAAAACGTGGGCATGACAATCAACCGCGCCTTCAGGAATCGCGATTGTTGGTTTATTTACAAATGGGTCCGCCGCTTCACAAAATGGAATTATGCTCATCGAAAATCATCCTGTCAGAAAGGTAGAGGTGCCATCAACGAAAGCACCTCTTGAAGACTTAACTGAAGTTCTCACTCAACCAGTTCGCGATCACGCCAGAGAACTGAATAAACTTAGGATCGTCGTCCAACATCCACTCGGTGTGACCACCTTCAGGCAGTAAGAATAGAGATTTCGGCCCAGGGTATTTCGCGTACAGCGACTTTGCTTCGGTCACTGGGTGAAGATCGTTTTCTGCACCGTGCGCAATCAAGATTGGCGCGTCTGCAAATCGCTCGTCCAGTAGGGCTTCCGGTTTGAAATTGATGAGAGAATCCGCAAAATCCAGATCAGATGTCACGCCGTAGCCCGGTGCTTTGACCAGTTCAGTGAATACATATTCGCGGCTTACTGGGTCAAGCGGGTAGATTTCAAATGGATCAATCCCCTGCTTTTCTCCACCAAGAGCAAGACGTGTACGCTCTTCTAACATAAATTGACGGAACGCTTTCCAACCGTGCTCGCCACGTTGAGCAACCTGAACACGTACCGCATCATAAAAGCCGTTCATGGAGATAAGGCCATCAATCGCATCTTGACAAACTCGGTAAGCATCAAGAATTAATCCACCGGCCATGCCCCAGCCAGCCAGTACGACTTTGCGGCCTTCCTCGTCAGCGCGCTGTTTCACAACCGCAACCGCGTTCGCGATGTCACGTACTTGTTCATCTAGGATAACTCGCTCACGAATACCCTC encodes the following:
- a CDS encoding alpha/beta hydrolase, producing MIEQKAPVISDGLRLDGAFFTDENVNNPDLPIVIVCSGFTGQKNIHPERYARALTAKGFTVFGFDYRGFGESEGIRERVILDEQVRDIANAVAVVKQRADEEGRKVVLAGWGMAGGLILDAYRVCQDAIDGLISMNGFYDAVRVQVAQRGEHGWKAFRQFMLEERTRLALGGEKQGIDPFEIYPLDPVSREYVFTELVKAPGYGVTSDLDFADSLINFKPEALLDERFADAPILIAHGAENDLHPVTEAKSLYAKYPGPKSLFLLPEGGHTEWMLDDDPKFIQFSGVIANWLSENFS